The Streptomyces sp. NBC_00162 genome window below encodes:
- a CDS encoding CocE/NonD family hydrolase, translating to MIIRTDFPYETTREDVRIPMADGVELYARIWRPVTKEPVPALLEYLPYRLTDWTAPRDWQRHPWYAGHGYASVRVDVRGHGCSGGRPGDEYDARELADGVAVIEWLAEQPWCTGSVGMFGISWGGFNSLQIAALAPEPLKAIVTVCSTDDRFDNDVHYMGGSVLAVDMHAWAATMLAFASRPPDPEFVGDGWREQWLSRLESVEPLIHTWLSHQTRDAYWRHGSVCEDYSAIGAAVLAVGGWHDPYRDTVLRLVSALPSSRVRGLIGPWSHQYPDRGLPPGPSIGFLQETLRWWDHWLRGEDNGVLDEPLLRSWISGSHPPATSYGELPGRWVGEKAWPSPSVVPVSYGFQGAPVAVASPQHTGLDAGRFFPFGNDADLPPDQREEDAKSACFEFPVAAGEPVEILGRPSVTLRLRLDVPYGQVVARLCDVAADGSSTLVTRGALNLSARQGRERAVPWPVGSYEDVTFELNGIGHAFAPGHRIRLAVSSAYWPWIWPRAGSEAGWTLDPAGSALTLPVRAGSSASSPAGSSPAASDEGILFEAPEQAEPLGVVFPATLDEPRPERLVVRDVARGTWRLEVDPRYGGTRVYPDGLEFSEDALEVYEIQDADPLSARTRSDWRIRLHRPERGWDARVETRSEISCDEGGFLTSNEVVCREGDEVVFHRTWERRLPRAAG from the coding sequence ATGATCATCCGCACCGATTTCCCGTACGAGACCACCCGCGAGGACGTCCGGATCCCGATGGCCGACGGGGTGGAGCTCTACGCCCGGATCTGGCGCCCGGTGACGAAGGAGCCCGTACCGGCGCTGCTGGAGTACCTCCCGTACCGGCTCACCGACTGGACGGCGCCCCGCGACTGGCAGCGCCACCCCTGGTACGCCGGGCACGGCTACGCCTCGGTCCGCGTGGACGTACGCGGCCACGGGTGCAGCGGGGGCCGTCCCGGCGACGAGTACGACGCGCGCGAGCTGGCCGACGGGGTCGCGGTGATCGAATGGCTGGCGGAGCAGCCGTGGTGCACGGGGTCGGTGGGGATGTTCGGCATCTCCTGGGGCGGCTTCAACTCCCTCCAGATCGCCGCCCTGGCCCCCGAGCCGCTGAAGGCGATCGTCACCGTGTGCTCGACGGACGACCGGTTCGACAACGACGTGCACTACATGGGCGGCTCCGTGCTGGCCGTGGACATGCACGCGTGGGCGGCCACCATGCTCGCCTTCGCCTCCCGGCCGCCGGACCCGGAGTTCGTCGGCGACGGCTGGCGGGAGCAGTGGCTCTCGCGGCTGGAATCCGTGGAACCGCTGATCCACACCTGGCTCTCGCACCAGACCCGCGACGCCTACTGGCGCCACGGCAGCGTCTGCGAGGACTACTCCGCGATCGGCGCGGCGGTCCTCGCGGTGGGCGGCTGGCACGACCCGTACCGGGACACCGTGCTGCGGCTGGTCTCCGCGCTGCCGTCCTCGCGGGTGCGCGGCCTGATCGGCCCGTGGTCCCACCAGTACCCGGACCGCGGGCTGCCGCCGGGCCCGTCCATCGGCTTCCTCCAGGAGACCCTGCGCTGGTGGGACCACTGGCTGCGGGGCGAGGACAACGGCGTGCTGGACGAGCCGCTGCTGCGCTCCTGGATCAGCGGCTCCCATCCGCCCGCGACCTCGTACGGGGAACTCCCGGGCCGCTGGGTCGGGGAGAAGGCCTGGCCCTCGCCGTCGGTGGTCCCGGTCTCGTACGGGTTCCAGGGCGCGCCGGTGGCCGTCGCCTCCCCGCAGCACACCGGGCTGGACGCGGGCCGCTTCTTCCCGTTCGGCAACGACGCCGACCTGCCGCCGGACCAGCGGGAGGAGGACGCGAAGTCGGCGTGCTTCGAGTTCCCGGTGGCGGCCGGGGAGCCGGTGGAGATCCTGGGGCGGCCGTCGGTGACGCTGCGGCTCCGGCTGGACGTCCCGTACGGCCAGGTGGTGGCCCGGCTCTGCGACGTCGCCGCCGACGGCTCCTCGACGCTGGTCACGCGGGGCGCCCTGAACCTGTCCGCCCGTCAGGGCCGGGAGCGGGCCGTGCCGTGGCCGGTGGGCTCGTACGAGGACGTCACCTTCGAGCTGAACGGCATCGGCCACGCCTTCGCGCCGGGGCACCGCATCCGGCTCGCCGTCTCCTCCGCCTACTGGCCGTGGATCTGGCCGCGGGCCGGCTCCGAGGCGGGCTGGACCCTGGACCCGGCGGGCAGCGCGCTGACGCTGCCGGTGCGGGCCGGGTCCTCTGCCTCGTCTCCGGCCGGCTCGTCTCCGGCCGCCTCGGACGAGGGGATCCTCTTCGAGGCCCCGGAGCAGGCGGAGCCGCTGGGGGTGGTGTTTCCGGCCACGCTGGACGAGCCGCGGCCGGAACGGCTGGTCGTACGGGACGTCGCGCGGGGGACCTGGCGGCTGGAGGTGGATCCCCGGTACGGGGGCACGCGGGTGTACCCGGACGGCCTGGAGTTCAGCGAGGACGCGCTGGAGGTGTACGAGATCCAGGACGCGGACCCGCTGTCGGCCCGGACCCGCTCGGACTGGCGGATCCGGCTCCACCGGCCGGAACGGGGCTGGGACGCGCGGGTCGAGACCCGGTCGGAGATCTCGTGCGACGAGGGCGGGTTCCTGACGTCGAACGAGGTCGTGTGCCGGGAGGGTGACGAGGTGGTCTTCCACCGCACGTGGGAACGCCGGCTTCCGCGCGCGGCGGGTTGA
- a CDS encoding HAD family hydrolase: MTSALPYALIATDLDGTLLCAGDFVSARSYAALATARAAGAQHIIVTGRPVPQVRHVLDGLGYEGLAVCGQGAQVYDAARGRLLHSVSMDRGLAEVALGKIEAEIGEVYAAVNQEGVDAEMLIGPGYRMWHPHLPTVRVPRRSDLWSAPINKVLLQHPRLDDDELTQVARSVVGDLVNVTMAGEHTVELQPPGVDKASGLARAAEVLGLAASATIAFGDMPNDVPMFAWSAHGVAMANAHRELVAVADEITLSNEADGIAVVLERLFG; encoded by the coding sequence GTGACTTCCGCCCTCCCCTATGCCTTGATCGCCACTGACCTGGACGGGACTCTGCTGTGCGCCGGGGACTTCGTCTCCGCCCGCTCGTACGCGGCGCTCGCGACGGCGCGCGCCGCGGGCGCCCAGCACATCATCGTCACCGGCCGCCCCGTCCCGCAGGTCCGGCACGTCCTGGACGGCCTCGGTTACGAGGGGCTCGCGGTGTGCGGGCAGGGCGCGCAGGTGTACGACGCGGCGCGCGGGCGCTTGCTGCACTCCGTGTCCATGGACCGGGGGCTGGCCGAGGTGGCCCTCGGCAAGATCGAGGCGGAGATCGGCGAGGTCTACGCGGCGGTCAACCAGGAGGGCGTCGACGCGGAGATGCTGATAGGGCCGGGCTACCGGATGTGGCATCCGCACCTTCCGACGGTCCGGGTGCCGCGGCGGTCGGACCTGTGGTCGGCCCCGATCAACAAGGTGCTGCTCCAGCACCCCCGGCTGGACGACGACGAGCTGACCCAGGTGGCGCGGTCGGTGGTCGGCGACCTGGTCAACGTCACCATGGCGGGGGAGCACACGGTGGAGCTCCAGCCGCCGGGCGTCGACAAGGCCAGTGGGCTCGCGCGGGCGGCGGAGGTCCTCGGCCTGGCCGCCTCGGCGACGATCGCCTTCGGTGACATGCCGAACGACGTCCCGATGTTCGCGTGGTCGGCCCACGGGGTGGCCATGGCCAACGCCCACCGCGAACTGGTCGCCGTCGCCGACGAGATCACCCTCTCGAACGAGGCAGACGGCATCGCGGTGGTCCTGGAACGGCTCTTCGGCTAA
- the fahA gene encoding fumarylacetoacetase produces MPQQSPLDVPEGDPFGPHNLPYGVFSTASEGRRRIGVRIGGHVLDAGAAAAALGSPYAGLLGQSSLNPLLAAGRTTWRDVRRALTAWVTDPGHRPTVEPHLTPLDAVTLHLPYEVADYVDFYASEHHATNVGKIFRPDGDALTPNWKHLPIGYHGRSGTIVVSGTDVVRPSGQRKAPTDPAPVFGPSVKLDIEAEVGFVVGTPSELGRPVALGEFEDHVFGLFLLNDWSARDIQAWEYVPLGPFLGKSFATSVSAWVTPLEALDAARVAPPARDFPLLPYLDDAAGDRPGGFDLRITVSINGQEVAQPPFASMYWTAAQQLAHMTVNGASLRTGDVYGSGTVSGPETGQRGSLLELTWNGRDAIELADGKRTFLEDGDTVTLTAWAPGADGTRVGLGEVTGRIVGSR; encoded by the coding sequence ATGCCCCAGCAGAGCCCCCTCGATGTTCCCGAGGGCGACCCGTTCGGGCCGCACAACCTCCCCTACGGCGTCTTCTCGACCGCCTCGGAAGGCCGTCGCCGGATCGGTGTGCGGATCGGCGGACACGTGCTCGACGCGGGGGCGGCCGCGGCCGCACTCGGCTCCCCGTACGCCGGGCTGCTCGGGCAGTCCTCGCTCAACCCGCTGCTGGCCGCCGGGCGCACCACCTGGCGCGACGTGCGCCGCGCGCTGACCGCCTGGGTCACCGACCCCGGCCACCGCCCCACCGTCGAGCCGCACCTCACGCCGCTCGACGCCGTGACGCTGCACCTCCCGTACGAGGTCGCCGACTACGTCGACTTCTACGCGAGCGAGCACCACGCCACCAACGTCGGGAAGATCTTCCGGCCCGACGGTGACGCGCTGACCCCCAACTGGAAGCACCTGCCCATCGGTTACCACGGCCGGTCGGGAACGATCGTCGTCTCGGGCACCGACGTCGTACGGCCCTCCGGGCAGCGCAAGGCCCCCACCGACCCGGCGCCCGTCTTCGGCCCGTCCGTCAAGCTCGACATCGAGGCCGAGGTCGGCTTCGTCGTCGGCACCCCCTCCGAGCTGGGCCGCCCCGTGGCGCTGGGCGAGTTCGAGGACCACGTCTTCGGGCTCTTCCTCCTCAACGACTGGTCGGCGCGGGACATCCAGGCCTGGGAGTACGTGCCGCTCGGCCCCTTCCTCGGCAAGTCCTTCGCCACCTCCGTCTCCGCCTGGGTGACACCGCTGGAGGCCCTGGACGCGGCCCGTGTCGCCCCGCCCGCCCGGGACTTCCCGCTCCTGCCCTACCTGGACGACGCCGCCGGCGACCGCCCCGGCGGCTTCGACCTGCGCATCACCGTCTCCATCAACGGGCAGGAGGTGGCGCAGCCGCCGTTCGCGTCGATGTACTGGACCGCCGCCCAGCAGCTCGCGCACATGACCGTCAACGGCGCCTCGCTGCGCACCGGCGACGTGTACGGCTCCGGCACCGTCAGCGGCCCCGAGACCGGCCAGCGCGGCTCGCTGCTGGAGCTGACCTGGAACGGGCGCGACGCGATCGAACTCGCCGACGGCAAGCGCACCTTCCTGGAGGACGGGGACACCGTCACCCTCACCGCCTGGGCGCCCGGCGCCGACGGCACCCGGGTGGGCCTCGGCGAGGTCACCGGCCGCATCGTGGGATCGCGCTAG
- a CDS encoding GntR family transcriptional regulator — MPAERTATHTVPVAAARRRRLRADQARQLADLLRHQILAGGYPGGVLPLEDTLAADYGAGRNTVRQALDLLRGEQLVERRPGVGTVVVCEKYRHGLDRLQGLAETLHEHGRVSNEVRTVGAVRAPAPVAGRLRLPEHADVLYIERLRRLNGLPLSLDLTYVPMDVGAGLLGCDLENTDVFRLLEQLTGQPLGHAEITLEAVNADAHSAAVLQAPRGAAVLMLERLTHLGDGRPVDLEFIRFRGDRITMSGLLRRSL, encoded by the coding sequence ATGCCAGCCGAACGCACCGCCACGCACACCGTCCCGGTCGCCGCCGCGCGCCGCCGGCGCCTGCGCGCGGACCAGGCGCGCCAGCTCGCCGACCTGCTGCGCCACCAGATCCTGGCGGGCGGCTATCCCGGCGGTGTCCTCCCCCTGGAGGACACCCTCGCCGCCGACTACGGCGCCGGCCGCAACACCGTCCGCCAGGCCCTCGACCTGCTGCGCGGCGAGCAGCTCGTGGAGCGCCGGCCGGGCGTCGGAACCGTCGTCGTGTGCGAGAAGTACCGGCACGGCCTGGACCGCCTCCAGGGCCTGGCCGAAACCCTGCACGAGCACGGCCGGGTGAGCAACGAGGTCCGCACGGTCGGCGCCGTGCGCGCCCCCGCCCCCGTCGCCGGCCGCCTCCGCCTGCCCGAGCACGCCGACGTGCTCTACATCGAACGGCTGCGCCGCCTGAACGGGCTGCCGCTCTCCCTCGACCTCACCTACGTCCCGATGGACGTCGGCGCCGGACTGCTGGGCTGCGACCTGGAGAACACGGACGTCTTCCGGCTCCTGGAACAGCTCACCGGACAGCCGCTCGGCCACGCCGAGATCACCCTCGAGGCCGTCAACGCCGACGCGCACTCGGCCGCCGTCCTGCAGGCCCCGCGCGGGGCCGCCGTCCTGATGCTGGAGCGCCTCACCCACCTGGGCGACGGCCGGCCCGTGGACCTGGAGTTCATCCGCTTCCGCGGCGACCGGATCACCATGAGCGGCCTGCTGCGCCGCTCCCTCTGA
- a CDS encoding 4Fe-4S dicluster domain-containing protein: MPLVPQRGDVPVTIDESLCIEGCTLCVDMCPLDSLAIREDNGKAYMHVDECWYCGPCAARCPTGAVTVNMPYLLR, encoded by the coding sequence ATGCCTCTGGTCCCCCAGCGCGGCGACGTGCCCGTGACCATCGACGAGTCCCTGTGCATCGAAGGCTGCACCCTCTGCGTCGACATGTGTCCGCTCGACTCGCTCGCGATCCGCGAGGACAACGGCAAGGCGTACATGCACGTCGACGAGTGCTGGTACTGCGGCCCGTGCGCCGCCCGCTGTCCCACCGGCGCGGTCACCGTCAACATGCCCTACCTGCTCCGGTGA
- a CDS encoding ABC transporter substrate-binding protein, giving the protein MRTKALAPALVLLLTPLATACGGEASGAAGSKTVTVTVGYQSKTINTVTAGTLLRSLGYFEQELAARGAKDGVTYKVDWQDYATGAPITAQMTAGKIDIGSMGDFPLLINAVRGRELKQPTRLVSVTGYNLRGGLNTVVTAPDSKLESLADLRGRKVSTSVGSAADGTLVRALQRAGIDPEKGIEKLNQQPSVGASALQAGSVDALSQFVAWPGQLAHEGRAKALYDGAELNLPTFHGVTVREKFARERAGVLEDFLRAQRKATDHLRAEPVAAAESVAKETGLPAEVVYLYNGANGIATFDPALRPELIDALKQDVPVLKDAKLVPGVDVDGFIDPEPLKQATAGTPEYPKAAPARPELWLKGQARTQSFATARELLRALRGADVRAAYVPDAVTGTLWFADKAVWVSEGSELHAFVTPAGAKSYVDQHKGSGARIVSFAEAGALAS; this is encoded by the coding sequence ATGCGAACCAAGGCACTCGCGCCCGCCCTCGTCCTGCTCCTCACCCCCCTGGCCACCGCGTGCGGCGGCGAGGCCTCCGGGGCGGCCGGCTCCAAGACGGTCACCGTGACCGTCGGCTACCAGTCCAAGACCATCAACACCGTCACCGCGGGCACCCTGCTGCGCTCCCTCGGCTACTTCGAACAGGAGCTCGCGGCGCGCGGCGCGAAGGACGGGGTCACCTACAAGGTCGACTGGCAGGACTACGCCACCGGCGCCCCGATCACCGCCCAGATGACCGCCGGAAAGATCGACATCGGTTCGATGGGTGACTTTCCGCTCCTGATCAACGCGGTGCGCGGCAGGGAGCTGAAGCAGCCCACCCGCCTCGTGTCCGTGACCGGCTACAACCTGCGCGGCGGCCTCAACACCGTGGTCACGGCGCCGGATTCGAAGCTGGAGTCCCTCGCCGACCTGCGGGGCAGGAAGGTGTCGACCAGTGTCGGTTCCGCGGCCGACGGAACCCTCGTACGGGCCCTGCAGCGCGCCGGCATCGACCCCGAGAAGGGCATCGAAAAGCTCAACCAGCAGCCCAGCGTGGGCGCTTCGGCGCTCCAGGCGGGCAGTGTGGACGCCCTGTCGCAGTTCGTGGCGTGGCCGGGGCAGCTGGCCCACGAGGGGCGGGCGAAGGCCCTGTACGACGGCGCGGAGCTGAACCTGCCGACCTTCCACGGGGTCACCGTGCGCGAGAAGTTCGCGCGCGAGCGGGCCGGCGTACTGGAGGACTTCCTGCGGGCGCAGCGCAAGGCCACCGACCACCTGCGCGCCGAGCCGGTCGCGGCCGCCGAGTCGGTGGCCAAGGAGACCGGCCTGCCCGCGGAGGTGGTGTACCTCTACAACGGCGCGAACGGCATCGCGACCTTCGACCCGGCCCTGCGCCCGGAGCTGATCGACGCCCTCAAGCAGGACGTGCCGGTGCTGAAGGACGCCAAGCTGGTCCCCGGCGTGGACGTGGACGGCTTCATCGATCCGGAGCCGCTGAAGCAGGCGACGGCCGGCACGCCGGAGTACCCGAAGGCGGCGCCCGCCCGCCCCGAACTGTGGCTCAAGGGGCAGGCGCGCACGCAGAGCTTCGCCACCGCGCGCGAGCTGCTCAGGGCCTTGCGCGGCGCGGACGTCCGGGCGGCGTACGTGCCGGACGCGGTGACCGGCACCCTCTGGTTCGCGGACAAGGCGGTGTGGGTGTCGGAGGGGTCGGAGCTGCACGCGTTCGTCACGCCGGCGGGCGCCAAGTCGTACGTCGACCAGCACAAGGGATCCGGGGCGCGGATCGTGAGCTTCGCCGAGGCCGGAGCCCTGGCGTCATGA
- a CDS encoding ABC transporter permease, with translation MTAGRRLLRVASLGAALLLWQGLTSLDVNLWLRFEQFPTVGEVASTFAERARAGSYWQDLGFSLRRIVAGFALAAVLGVAVGTALARSKAAADLLGPVLEVLRPVPAIALVPVAILLFPSNEQGIVFITFAAAFFPVLVSTRHAVRALTPVWEEAVLTMGGGSARILFSVVLPGALPGIFGGLSVGIGVSWICVISAEMISGEYGVGYRTWQDYTVVDYPGVFVGMATIGALGWLTSTAVERAGRRLTRWLPSRATAVRPGAAESAKTRTREGIPA, from the coding sequence ATGACGGCCGGGCGCCGGCTGCTGCGGGTGGCTTCGCTCGGGGCGGCGCTCCTGCTGTGGCAGGGGCTGACCTCCCTCGACGTGAACCTGTGGCTGCGCTTCGAGCAGTTCCCGACGGTGGGCGAGGTGGCGTCGACGTTCGCGGAGCGGGCGCGGGCCGGGTCCTACTGGCAGGACCTGGGCTTCAGCCTGCGCCGGATCGTGGCGGGCTTCGCGCTCGCCGCGGTCCTGGGGGTGGCGGTGGGCACGGCCCTGGCCCGGTCCAAGGCCGCGGCCGATCTGCTGGGCCCGGTGCTGGAGGTGCTGCGCCCGGTCCCGGCCATCGCCCTCGTGCCGGTGGCGATCCTGCTGTTCCCGTCCAACGAGCAGGGGATCGTCTTCATCACCTTCGCGGCCGCCTTCTTCCCGGTGCTGGTCTCGACGCGGCACGCGGTGCGCGCGCTGACGCCGGTGTGGGAGGAGGCGGTGCTGACGATGGGCGGCGGCAGCGCGCGGATCCTGTTCTCCGTGGTGCTGCCCGGCGCCCTGCCGGGCATCTTCGGGGGGCTGTCGGTGGGCATCGGGGTGTCGTGGATCTGTGTGATCTCGGCCGAGATGATCTCCGGCGAGTACGGGGTCGGCTACCGCACCTGGCAGGACTACACGGTGGTGGACTACCCCGGCGTCTTCGTCGGGATGGCCACCATCGGGGCGCTGGGCTGGCTGACCTCCACGGCGGTGGAACGCGCGGGCCGCCGTCTGACGCGCTGGCTCCCGTCGCGGGCCACCGCGGTCCGGCCCGGCGCCGCCGAGTCCGCGAAGACCCGTACCCGGGAGGGGATCCCCGCATGA